A single genomic interval of Armatimonadota bacterium harbors:
- a CDS encoding thiolase family protein: GNKYAPNPALTATWPEVFISMGLTAELVAKRFHISREEQDRFSLRSHQRAAAAIAAGRFADEILPLEVTRWEEEDGRPRKRQVTFAVDEGVRTDTSLEKLAALPPVFARDGVITAGNASQTSDGAAAVVVAAPEVAARLGAKPLGLFRAFAVAGVPPEIMGIGPVEAIPKALRQAGLRLEDLDLIELNEAFAAQALAVVRALELNEEHLNINGGAIALGHPLGATGARMTTTLLYEMQRRQARYGMVTMCIGGGMGAAGIFERP, encoded by the coding sequence GCGGCAACAAGTACGCTCCCAACCCCGCCCTGACCGCAACGTGGCCGGAGGTCTTCATCTCCATGGGCCTGACCGCCGAGCTGGTGGCCAAGCGCTTCCACATCAGCCGGGAGGAGCAGGACCGGTTCAGCCTGCGCAGCCACCAGCGCGCCGCCGCCGCCATCGCCGCCGGCAGGTTCGCCGACGAGATCCTGCCGCTGGAGGTAACGCGCTGGGAGGAGGAAGACGGGCGGCCCCGAAAGCGACAGGTCACCTTTGCCGTCGACGAGGGAGTGCGCACCGACACCTCGCTGGAGAAGCTGGCCGCCCTCCCTCCGGTCTTTGCCAGGGATGGGGTGATCACGGCGGGCAACGCCTCCCAGACCAGCGACGGAGCCGCCGCCGTGGTGGTCGCGGCGCCGGAGGTGGCAGCGCGGCTGGGCGCAAAGCCCCTGGGCCTCTTCCGTGCCTTCGCCGTCGCCGGGGTGCCGCCGGAGATAATGGGTATCGGCCCGGTGGAAGCCATCCCCAAGGCGCTGCGCCAGGCGGGGCTGCGTCTCGAGGACCTGGACCTGATCGAACTAAACGAGGCCTTCGCTGCCCAGGCGCTGGCGGTGGTGCGGGCCCTGGAGCTGAACGAGGAGCACCTCAATATCAACGGCGGCGCCATCGCTCTGGGCCACCCTCTGGGGGCCACGGGGGCCCGCATGACCACCACCCTGCTGTACGAGATGCAGCGCCGCCAGGCGCGATACGGTATGGTGACCATGTGCATTGGCGGCGGGATGGGTGCGGCCGGGATTTTCGAACGGCCGTAG
- a CDS encoding acyl-CoA dehydrogenase family protein → METQTALTTRGGGFLLAEGDPLAVFTPERLSEEHRLAARSVTEFLERQVLPQTAALEGKDWELTRRLLRELGELGFLGTEVPEAYGGLGLDKITSLVIADALGPASSFAVSVGAHVGIGMLPIVFFGNEEQKQRFLPRMARGELIGAYALTEPTAGSDAMAIRTSAVRTPDGSAYLLNGSKQFITNAAFADLFITFAKVDGEQHTAFIVERSTPGLSIGPEEHKMGIQGSSTASLLFDNARVPAENLLGQVGQGFKIAMNILNMGRFKLAAGCLGAARATFREAVLYARERRQFGRPISSFGLIKQKLAQMAMRLYAAESMVYRTGGLVELALGGAHANSQAVMAALEEYAVECSINKVFASEVLDFVVDETVQIFGGYGFIEEYPAARAYRDARINRLFEGTNEINRMVVTGMLLRRAQRGQLPLVQAARAATEELLAPPAAGDGQGTGPLAAERQQVALAKKAALFTSGVALQKHASGIEEQQEILAWLADMVAEIFAMESAVLRAAQAAAGEETLHTLLARGYVQEALPRLDGLARQVLAASAEGEDLRTVLAGLRRLLRYTPVNTVALQRAIADRAVEAGRYPL, encoded by the coding sequence ATGGAGACGCAGACAGCACTGACCACGCGCGGCGGCGGGTTCCTCCTGGCGGAGGGCGATCCACTGGCGGTCTTCACCCCTGAGCGGTTGAGCGAGGAGCACCGCCTGGCAGCGCGCTCCGTCACCGAGTTCCTGGAGCGCCAGGTCCTGCCGCAGACCGCAGCGCTGGAGGGCAAAGACTGGGAGCTGACGCGGCGGCTGCTGCGGGAGCTGGGGGAGCTGGGCTTTCTGGGGACGGAAGTCCCCGAGGCCTACGGCGGTCTGGGCCTGGACAAAATCACCTCCCTGGTGATCGCTGATGCCCTGGGGCCGGCGTCCTCCTTCGCCGTCTCGGTGGGCGCGCACGTGGGCATCGGCATGCTGCCCATCGTCTTCTTCGGCAACGAGGAGCAGAAGCAGCGCTTCCTGCCGCGGATGGCCCGGGGAGAACTGATCGGTGCCTACGCCCTGACGGAACCCACCGCGGGATCGGACGCCATGGCCATCCGCACCAGCGCCGTGCGCACGCCCGACGGCAGCGCCTACCTCCTCAACGGGAGCAAGCAGTTCATCACCAACGCCGCCTTCGCCGACCTCTTCATCACCTTCGCCAAGGTGGACGGCGAGCAGCACACCGCCTTCATCGTGGAGCGGTCCACCCCGGGGCTGAGCATTGGCCCGGAGGAGCACAAGATGGGGATCCAAGGCTCCTCCACCGCCTCCCTCCTCTTCGACAATGCCCGGGTGCCGGCGGAGAACCTGCTGGGCCAGGTGGGGCAGGGCTTCAAGATCGCCATGAACATCCTGAACATGGGCCGCTTCAAGCTGGCCGCCGGCTGCCTGGGGGCGGCACGGGCAACATTCCGCGAGGCGGTCCTCTACGCCCGAGAGCGCCGGCAGTTTGGCCGGCCCATCAGCAGCTTCGGCCTGATCAAGCAGAAGCTGGCGCAAATGGCCATGCGCCTCTACGCCGCCGAGTCCATGGTCTACCGCACCGGCGGGCTGGTGGAGCTGGCCCTGGGCGGGGCGCATGCCAACAGCCAGGCGGTGATGGCCGCGCTGGAGGAGTACGCCGTGGAGTGCTCCATCAACAAGGTCTTCGCCTCTGAGGTGTTGGACTTCGTGGTGGACGAGACAGTCCAGATCTTCGGCGGCTACGGCTTCATCGAGGAATACCCCGCGGCACGTGCCTACCGCGACGCCCGGATCAACCGCCTCTTCGAGGGGACCAACGAGATCAACCGCATGGTCGTCACCGGCATGCTCCTGCGACGGGCGCAGCGCGGGCAGCTGCCCCTGGTGCAGGCGGCGCGGGCGGCCACAGAAGAGCTCCTGGCTCCCCCGGCCGCAGGTGACGGACAGGGCACCGGGCCCCTGGCCGCCGAGCGGCAGCAGGTGGCGCTGGCGAAGAAGGCGGCGCTCTTTACCTCCGGGGTCGCTCTGCAGAAGCACGCCTCCGGTATCGAGGAACAGCAGGAAATTCTGGCCTGGCTGGCCGATATGGTAGCCGAGATCTTTGCCATGGAGAGCGCGGTCCTGCGCGCAGCGCAGGCCGCCGCGGGGGAGGAGACCCTGCACACTCTGCTGGCCCGGGGATACGTACAGGAGGCCCTGCCCCGGCTGGACGGGCTGGCCCGCCAGGTGCTGGCCGCCTCCGCGGAGGGCGAGGACCTGCGCACGGTCCTCGCCGGGCTGCGGCGGTTGCTGCGCTACACGCCGGTGAACACCGTAGCGTTGCAGCGGGCGATTGCCGACCGCGCTGTGGAGGCGGGGCGGTATCCCCTGTAG
- a CDS encoding M3 family oligoendopeptidase, translated as MRITTDPRKAFPRRFVPPTANMGRWEEIEPLGQALLARQPQSPQALEQWLEDTSELAAAVWEERNRRYIAMTCQTDDPDRERAFLAFVQQVEPRVKMLGHRLDEAYLHNPHRTGLPPRYRLLDRRIENRFSLYRDENIPLEVRENELRTRYQKVSGAMTVVFRGEERTLPQMAVFMEDPDRATRQEAWELVARRRLQDREILEDLFDQLRAVRLQIAANAGFTSYVDYIFRRYERFDYTPQDCVRFHHAVEEHFVPLMEHLLRQRQRLLGVDRLRPWDLDVDPLGRPALRPFAVADDLVARAEEVVRRVDPELGEHFRFMREEALLDLESRKGKAPGGYQSELTERRWPFIFMNAVGLDRDVRTLLHEAGHALNSIAAREEPLLEYRDPPLEFAEVASMGMELLSAPHLEVFYPRPEDRRRAYRERLEGIVRLLPWVATVDAFQHWLYAHPAHTPEERRSAWVATYTRFHRTVDWSGYEEALGYQWHRQLHIFLHPLYYIEYGIAQLGALQVWLRSRTDYRDAVARYRAALALGGTRPLPELFTAAGAQFRFDAETVAPLAEALAEELAQIPDA; from the coding sequence ATGAGGATCACCACCGACCCACGCAAGGCCTTTCCGCGCCGTTTCGTCCCGCCCACGGCCAACATGGGCCGCTGGGAGGAGATCGAGCCGCTGGGCCAGGCCCTGCTGGCACGCCAGCCCCAGTCGCCGCAGGCGCTGGAACAGTGGCTGGAGGATACAAGCGAGCTGGCGGCGGCGGTCTGGGAGGAGCGCAACCGGCGCTACATCGCCATGACCTGCCAGACCGATGACCCCGATCGCGAGCGGGCCTTCCTGGCGTTCGTCCAGCAAGTGGAACCCCGGGTGAAGATGCTGGGGCACCGCCTGGACGAGGCTTACCTGCACAACCCGCACCGCACGGGGCTGCCCCCGCGCTACCGCCTTCTGGACCGGCGCATCGAGAACCGCTTCAGCCTCTACCGCGACGAGAACATCCCGCTGGAGGTTAGGGAGAACGAGCTGCGCACCCGGTACCAGAAGGTGAGCGGGGCGATGACCGTGGTCTTTCGCGGGGAGGAGCGCACCCTGCCTCAGATGGCTGTGTTCATGGAGGATCCGGACCGGGCCACGCGGCAGGAAGCCTGGGAGCTGGTCGCCCGGCGGCGCCTGCAGGACAGGGAGATCCTGGAGGATCTCTTCGATCAGCTGCGCGCCGTGCGGCTGCAGATCGCCGCCAACGCGGGGTTCACCTCTTACGTAGACTACATCTTCCGCCGCTACGAACGCTTCGACTACACGCCGCAGGATTGCGTCCGCTTCCACCACGCGGTGGAGGAGCACTTCGTCCCCCTGATGGAGCATCTCCTCCGCCAGCGGCAGCGCCTGCTGGGTGTCGACCGCCTCCGCCCCTGGGACCTGGATGTGGACCCGCTGGGCCGACCGGCGCTGCGGCCCTTCGCCGTGGCAGACGACCTGGTGGCCCGTGCCGAGGAGGTGGTCCGCCGGGTCGACCCTGAACTGGGCGAGCACTTCCGCTTCATGCGGGAGGAGGCGCTGCTGGACCTGGAGAGCCGCAAGGGCAAGGCGCCCGGGGGGTACCAGAGTGAGCTGACGGAAAGGCGCTGGCCGTTCATCTTCATGAACGCGGTGGGGCTGGACCGGGACGTGCGTACCCTGCTGCATGAAGCCGGTCACGCGCTCAACTCCATCGCCGCGCGGGAGGAGCCGCTCCTGGAATACCGGGACCCTCCGCTAGAGTTTGCAGAAGTAGCATCCATGGGCATGGAGCTGCTCTCTGCGCCCCACCTGGAGGTCTTCTACCCGCGGCCGGAGGATCGCCGCCGCGCCTACCGCGAGCGGCTGGAGGGGATCGTCCGCCTCCTGCCCTGGGTCGCCACCGTGGACGCCTTCCAGCACTGGCTCTACGCCCACCCGGCGCACACCCCGGAGGAGCGGCGTTCCGCCTGGGTGGCCACCTACACCCGCTTTCACCGCACGGTGGACTGGAGCGGCTACGAGGAGGCCCTGGGCTACCAGTGGCACCGCCAGCTGCACATCTTCCTCCACCCGCTGTACTACATCGAATACGGCATCGCCCAGCTGGGCGCGCTGCAGGTCTGGCTGCGCTCGCGGACCGACTACCGGGACGCCGTGGCCCGATACCGGGCGGCCCTGGCCCTGGGCGGTACCCGGCCACTCCCGGAGCTGTTCACCGCTGCCGGGGCGCAATTCCGCTTCGACGCGGAGACGGTAGCCCCGCTGGCGGAGGCGCTGGCGGAAGAGCTGGCGCAGATCCCCGATGCCTGA
- a CDS encoding protein-disulfide reductase DsbD family protein, whose product MEQHYIHRLPVTTLLLRLGKTPLLPPPRPVRQLPYLEILTAATETALYPGNLVTIYADLQPHPGVGVYAPGVAGYQGVALTLEPQPYLQVRTVHYPAATVLPVPIPGETLTVYNRPVRISVEVALGNRLELQPVYEAGGTLEIRGKLAFQACDDRACYPPQEVPLLWTFSLRPPDLERPPEALQYREKGAKR is encoded by the coding sequence ATGGAGCAGCACTATATCCACCGCCTGCCCGTGACCACGCTGCTTTTGCGCCTCGGCAAGACCCCCCTCCTTCCGCCGCCGCGCCCGGTCCGGCAGCTCCCCTACCTGGAGATCCTGACCGCGGCCACAGAAACCGCCCTCTACCCCGGCAACCTGGTGACCATTTACGCCGACCTGCAGCCTCATCCGGGGGTAGGCGTGTACGCTCCCGGCGTAGCCGGGTACCAGGGCGTAGCGCTGACGTTAGAACCACAGCCCTACCTGCAGGTCCGCACCGTCCACTATCCCGCGGCGACGGTCCTGCCTGTCCCCATCCCGGGAGAGACGCTGACCGTCTACAACCGCCCGGTGCGAATCAGCGTGGAGGTGGCGCTGGGGAACCGCCTCGAGCTGCAGCCGGTCTACGAGGCCGGTGGCACCCTGGAGATCCGGGGGAAGCTGGCCTTCCAGGCGTGCGACGACCGCGCCTGCTACCCTCCGCAGGAAGTCCCGCTGCTCTGGACCTTCTCGCTGCGCCCTCCGGACCTGGAGCGCCCGCCCGAGGCTTTGCAGTACCGGGAGAAAGGCGCGAAGCGGTAG
- a CDS encoding trehalase family glycosidase, translating to MITSDAALAAAAEAVLRTNDLGDYTRPSPRLYPHQWNWDSAFIAVGWGHLDWLRATREVESLLAGQWINGMVPHIRYNPAVRDYTPGPENWPGVPVRHPGERTSGITQPPVLASAVSLLGLMQPDVDIRMTWWRRVYEPLRASVRFFPERRTAGGSPLILVLHPWESGLDNSPRWDHLVGLGLKPSRSYRRTDTTVVQAAERPTAADYDLYMYLVEVITGAGYELPEVLACSPFAVYDALFNAIWYQAATDLNSIAAALDEPPPLPQEELEAFREAYRRTLWSEEAQLFRDYDLQRGAQIPVDTVAGLVAIFAGLIDAGQAAAMAARYRRRSHGCRLLPSVPPDQPGFDPARYWRGPVWVNINWLLLRGLERLGLREEARELAEETLDLVRTGGFYEYFHAYTGEGRGGQDFSWTAALVLDLLHRPVV from the coding sequence ATGATCACGTCGGACGCTGCACTGGCCGCGGCCGCCGAGGCCGTCCTTCGCACCAACGACCTGGGGGACTACACCCGCCCCAGCCCGCGCCTCTACCCCCACCAGTGGAACTGGGACAGTGCCTTCATCGCCGTGGGCTGGGGGCACCTGGACTGGCTCCGGGCGACCCGCGAGGTGGAGAGCCTGCTGGCCGGGCAGTGGATAAACGGCATGGTGCCGCATATCCGGTACAACCCCGCAGTGCGCGACTACACCCCCGGCCCGGAGAACTGGCCGGGAGTGCCCGTGCGCCACCCCGGCGAGCGCACCAGCGGCATCACCCAGCCCCCGGTGCTGGCCAGTGCCGTCTCCCTGCTGGGCCTGATGCAGCCGGACGTGGATATCCGCATGACCTGGTGGCGGCGGGTCTACGAGCCGCTGCGGGCCTCGGTCCGCTTTTTCCCGGAACGGCGGACCGCCGGCGGCTCCCCGCTCATCCTTGTCCTGCACCCCTGGGAGAGCGGGCTGGACAACAGCCCCCGCTGGGATCACCTGGTGGGCCTGGGCCTCAAGCCGTCGCGATCCTACCGGCGCACCGACACCACCGTGGTGCAGGCTGCGGAGCGGCCGACAGCAGCGGACTACGACCTGTACATGTACCTGGTGGAGGTCATCACGGGAGCGGGCTACGAGCTGCCGGAGGTGCTGGCATGCTCGCCCTTTGCCGTGTACGACGCGCTATTTAATGCCATTTGGTATCAGGCAGCCACCGACCTCAACAGCATCGCGGCAGCGCTGGACGAACCGCCCCCGCTTCCTCAGGAGGAGCTGGAGGCCTTCCGGGAAGCCTACCGGCGGACGCTCTGGAGCGAAGAGGCGCAGCTGTTCCGTGACTACGACCTGCAGCGGGGAGCGCAGATCCCCGTGGACACAGTGGCGGGCCTCGTTGCCATCTTTGCCGGGCTCATCGACGCCGGCCAGGCTGCGGCCATGGCGGCCCGCTACCGCCGCCGCAGCCACGGATGCCGCCTCCTCCCCTCTGTGCCCCCTGACCAGCCAGGCTTCGACCCCGCGCGCTACTGGCGCGGCCCGGTCTGGGTGAACATCAACTGGCTGCTGCTGCGGGGGCTGGAACGGCTGGGCCTGCGGGAGGAGGCGCGGGAGCTGGCGGAGGAGACGCTGGATCTCGTGCGCACGGGGGGGTTCTACGAGTACTTCCATGCCTACACCGGAGAGGGGAGAGGCGGGCAGGACTTCTCCTGGACGGCTGCGCTGGTCCTCGACCTGCTCCACCGTCCGGTGGTCTGA
- a CDS encoding ABC transporter ATP-binding protein: MATIALQRVRKQFGRVIAVDDVSLEIGDGEFMVLLGPSGCGKTTVLRCLAGLERVDSGRVFIGGRDVTDWPPARREIAMVFQSYAVFPHMTVFDNIAFGLRMRRLPPAEVRQRVEEGAALLQIDHLLDRYPGQLSGGQRQRVAVARAIVMRPQVLLMDEPLSNLDALLRLQMRAELKRLHGEVRSTTVYVTHDQVEALSLGERIAVMKDGRIVQCDTPARVYDTPVNQFVGGFIGNPPMNFLEAILRWEEGRQVVEVAGVSIPANGRTSAEVSGPVLLGIRPEHIAVSLQPVPEGIPARVLVLEPVGPQQLLTVEAGGAVLKVTTAVEFHATGGSCVWLRFDPARIRLMDARSGQALPHG; encoded by the coding sequence ATGGCCACCATTGCGCTGCAACGGGTGCGCAAGCAGTTCGGCAGGGTGATTGCGGTCGACGACGTCTCGCTGGAGATCGGCGACGGCGAGTTCATGGTGCTGCTAGGGCCCAGCGGCTGCGGCAAAACCACGGTGCTTCGCTGCCTGGCTGGCCTGGAGCGGGTGGACTCCGGCCGCGTCTTCATCGGCGGGCGGGACGTCACCGACTGGCCCCCGGCGCGGCGGGAGATCGCCATGGTCTTCCAGAGCTACGCCGTCTTTCCCCACATGACCGTCTTCGACAACATCGCCTTCGGTCTGCGCATGCGTCGCCTGCCCCCTGCGGAGGTGCGGCAGCGGGTGGAAGAGGGAGCGGCCCTCCTGCAGATCGACCACCTGTTGGACCGCTACCCGGGGCAGCTTTCGGGCGGGCAACGCCAGCGGGTGGCGGTGGCGCGGGCCATCGTCATGCGCCCCCAGGTCCTGCTCATGGACGAGCCACTATCCAACCTGGACGCGTTGCTGCGGCTGCAGATGCGCGCCGAGCTGAAGCGCCTCCACGGCGAGGTGCGCTCCACCACGGTCTACGTGACCCACGACCAGGTGGAAGCCCTGAGCCTGGGGGAGCGGATCGCGGTGATGAAGGACGGCCGCATCGTCCAGTGCGATACTCCGGCCCGCGTCTACGACACACCCGTCAACCAGTTCGTGGGCGGCTTCATCGGCAATCCGCCCATGAATTTCCTGGAGGCGATCCTGAGGTGGGAGGAGGGCCGGCAGGTGGTGGAGGTGGCCGGCGTCAGTATTCCCGCCAACGGTCGCACCTCTGCAGAGGTATCCGGCCCGGTACTGCTGGGCATCCGCCCGGAGCATATCGCCGTAAGCCTCCAGCCGGTGCCGGAGGGCATCCCGGCACGGGTCCTGGTGCTGGAACCGGTGGGCCCGCAGCAGCTCCTGACCGTGGAGGCGGGCGGCGCCGTGCTGAAGGTCACCACAGCCGTGGAGTTCCACGCGACCGGGGGTTCTTGCGTCTGGCTGCGCTTTGATCCGGCGCGCATCCGCCTGATGGACGCACGCAGCGGTCAGGCCCTACCCCACGGATGA
- a CDS encoding carbohydrate ABC transporter permease, translated as MSRPARQALLGVTVALLAAWVLLPLVLIALASFTPRSQLYAWPRPLLPQPWSAETMRFFFQAQGVLPSTLNSLLVAALTIGLSVAIGAPAGYALSRFRFPGREIFRLGILATKMFPATILAVPLAVAFIRWGLYDTLWGVAFVHTALALPFTIIITMSVFLGVPLELEEAALTLGCSRLQAFRRVALPIALPGLAAAAIFTFVLSWNEVFAATILTLRNRTLPALVMNAVGAAGAPLDYRFAAGFFMIVPALIVILLIRRYLLTLWGVTVR; from the coding sequence ATGAGCCGTCCCGCGCGGCAGGCTCTTCTGGGGGTGACGGTGGCGCTGCTGGCTGCCTGGGTCCTGCTGCCGCTTGTGCTTATTGCCCTGGCCAGCTTCACCCCGCGCTCGCAGCTCTACGCCTGGCCGCGGCCGCTGCTGCCGCAGCCCTGGTCGGCGGAGACCATGCGCTTTTTCTTCCAGGCGCAGGGGGTGCTGCCGTCGACCCTGAACAGCCTGCTGGTGGCCGCCCTGACCATCGGGCTGTCGGTGGCCATCGGAGCGCCGGCCGGCTACGCCCTCTCCCGCTTCCGTTTCCCCGGCCGGGAGATTTTCCGCCTGGGGATCCTGGCCACCAAGATGTTTCCTGCCACCATCCTGGCAGTACCCCTGGCGGTGGCCTTCATCCGCTGGGGGCTGTACGACACCCTGTGGGGTGTGGCCTTCGTGCACACGGCTCTGGCCCTGCCCTTCACCATCATCATCACCATGAGCGTTTTCCTGGGCGTGCCTCTGGAACTGGAGGAGGCGGCCTTGACCCTGGGCTGCAGCCGGCTGCAGGCCTTCCGCCGGGTGGCCCTCCCCATCGCCCTCCCGGGCCTGGCCGCGGCGGCCATCTTCACCTTCGTCCTCTCCTGGAACGAGGTCTTCGCCGCCACCATCCTCACCCTGCGCAACCGCACGCTCCCTGCCCTGGTGATGAACGCCGTGGGCGCTGCCGGAGCCCCGCTGGACTACCGCTTTGCCGCCGGATTCTTCATGATCGTCCCCGCCCTGATCGTCATTCTGCTGATCCGGCGGTACCTGCTGACACTGTGGGGGGTCACCGTCCGCTGA
- a CDS encoding sugar ABC transporter permease, producing the protein MTVAQRHLERPGLPVVLRIDWLPYLLLLPTLIFLAAFFVYPMLQALALSIRGPDGALTLRYFQAMVGDTYFSGALRNSLLLAAMVIPLQVTIALLIALLVHSRFTGHTAFLYVAAIPLGISDLAAGLVWLSIFTERGYLNMLLQGLNLVPRPITFLTFEQPLLLYGAIVATEVWRATAIVMLILVAGLQLIPRDFFETAEVFGATGWRKLRYVTLPLLRPVLQTALIIRTILAFQLFATVITLAGRIVPVLAGEAYFQYTIYRNPHVASAYAVLIMGTSMAVTVLYLRLLRTREEEVARA; encoded by the coding sequence ATGACCGTCGCCCAGCGCCACCTGGAGCGGCCCGGTCTTCCGGTCGTCCTGCGTATCGACTGGCTGCCCTACCTGCTGCTGCTGCCCACCCTGATCTTCCTGGCGGCCTTCTTCGTATACCCCATGCTGCAGGCGCTGGCCCTAAGTATCCGCGGCCCCGACGGCGCCCTGACCCTGCGCTACTTCCAGGCCATGGTGGGGGACACGTACTTCAGCGGGGCGCTCCGCAACAGCCTGCTGCTTGCGGCCATGGTCATCCCCCTGCAGGTGACCATCGCCCTGCTGATCGCCCTGCTGGTGCACAGCCGCTTCACCGGGCACACCGCCTTCCTCTACGTGGCTGCCATCCCTCTGGGCATCTCCGACCTGGCCGCCGGGCTGGTCTGGCTGTCCATCTTCACGGAGCGCGGCTACCTGAACATGCTCCTGCAGGGGTTGAACCTGGTGCCGCGACCGATCACCTTCCTGACGTTTGAGCAGCCGCTGCTGCTCTACGGCGCCATCGTGGCCACCGAGGTCTGGCGAGCGACGGCCATCGTCATGCTCATCCTGGTGGCGGGCCTCCAGCTGATCCCGCGGGACTTCTTCGAGACGGCGGAGGTCTTCGGGGCCACCGGCTGGCGGAAGCTGCGCTACGTGACCCTGCCGCTGCTGCGGCCCGTCCTGCAGACGGCGCTGATCATCCGCACCATCCTGGCGTTTCAGCTCTTTGCCACCGTGATCACCCTGGCCGGGCGCATCGTCCCGGTCCTGGCGGGGGAGGCGTATTTTCAGTACACCATCTACCGCAACCCCCACGTGGCCAGCGCCTACGCCGTGCTGATCATGGGAACGTCCATGGCCGTCACCGTGCTCTACCTGCGCCTGCTGCGCACCCGGGAGGAGGAGGTGGCCCGCGCATGA
- a CDS encoding extracellular solute-binding protein, which produces MRASRLVLLLLLGVLAGAVPAASAPAVELTFTSTQLNPVHEQEWARTTLLKGFEEETGIRVRFIGDLAGPYIDRLVAEARAGRGTVDVTGTLHGDFPLLVAEGALRDVADVLRQLEARRDRTFIPDLVKAGQIGGVQAFIPWMQATYLIAAHKRALPHFPAGRNPQAMTYEDLLQWGENIRQATGERRLGFPAAPGGLYGRFLHGYIYPAYTGAQVKKFKSPEAVQMWQYLRRLWGVTHPSSFLYTFMHEPLLRGEVWVAWDHTARLLPALRERPDDFVVLPSPAGPRGRSFLAVIAGLGIPRYSPNPEGAARLIEYLTRPRTQVLTLQGVAFFPTVREAAGAVPTGGLKVMADGVTAQATARDARTALLPIGLGARSGEFVPLYVDTFTQIAVQGKKIEDVLAAQARRLEELYRAMNAICPPPDPPERPCRPD; this is translated from the coding sequence ATGAGAGCGAGCAGGCTGGTCTTGCTGTTGCTGCTGGGTGTGCTTGCCGGCGCGGTGCCGGCGGCCTCCGCACCGGCCGTTGAGCTGACGTTCACCTCCACACAGCTCAACCCCGTCCACGAACAGGAGTGGGCGCGCACCACCCTGCTCAAGGGGTTCGAGGAGGAGACAGGGATCCGCGTGCGCTTCATCGGCGACCTGGCCGGCCCCTACATCGACCGCCTGGTGGCCGAGGCTCGGGCCGGGCGGGGCACGGTCGATGTTACCGGAACCCTGCACGGCGACTTCCCCCTGCTGGTAGCCGAGGGCGCGCTGCGCGATGTGGCGGATGTGCTGCGCCAGCTGGAAGCCCGCCGCGACCGCACCTTCATCCCCGACCTGGTGAAGGCCGGGCAGATCGGCGGGGTGCAGGCCTTCATCCCCTGGATGCAGGCCACCTACCTGATCGCAGCGCACAAGCGGGCCCTGCCCCACTTCCCCGCCGGGCGGAACCCGCAGGCCATGACCTATGAGGACCTGCTGCAGTGGGGGGAGAACATCAGGCAGGCCACCGGCGAGCGCCGCCTGGGCTTCCCCGCAGCTCCCGGTGGGCTGTACGGGCGGTTCCTCCACGGCTACATTTACCCCGCCTACACCGGTGCCCAGGTGAAGAAATTCAAGTCGCCGGAGGCCGTGCAGATGTGGCAGTACCTGCGCCGGCTCTGGGGGGTGACCCACCCGTCGTCCTTCCTGTACACCTTCATGCACGAGCCGCTGCTGCGGGGCGAGGTCTGGGTGGCCTGGGACCACACCGCCCGCCTCCTGCCAGCCCTGCGGGAGCGGCCCGACGACTTCGTCGTCCTGCCCTCCCCGGCCGGGCCGCGGGGCCGATCCTTCCTGGCGGTCATCGCCGGGCTGGGAATTCCACGGTACTCGCCCAACCCGGAGGGGGCGGCGCGCCTGATCGAGTACCTCACCCGGCCGCGCACGCAGGTCCTCACCCTGCAGGGCGTTGCCTTCTTCCCCACGGTGCGGGAGGCCGCCGGAGCGGTGCCCACAGGAGGACTGAAGGTGATGGCGGACGGGGTTACCGCGCAGGCCACCGCCCGGGACGCCAGGACGGCGCTGCTGCCCATCGGGCTGGGGGCGCGCTCGGGCGAGTTCGTCCCCCTATACGTGGACACGTTCACCCAGATCGCCGTCCAGGGGAAGAAGATCGAGGACGTTCTGGCGGCGCAGGCGCGCCGCCTGGAGGAGCTCTACCGGGCGATGAACGCCATCTGCCCGCCGCCCGACCCTCCGGAGCGGCCCTGCCGGCCGGACTAG